A single window of Microbacterium croceum DNA harbors:
- a CDS encoding beta-glucosidase family protein: protein MTVELNAVDQARWRDPTLSARERAQALVDELTLEEKVAQLGSLWPAGGADASDPHLSDDFADGVVVSLAHGLGQLTRVFGTAPISVRDAVAKLRALQHTVTDSQRLGIPALVHEECLTGLATYGATAFPTPLAWAATFDDDLVREMGRAIGTDMRAIGVHQGLAPVLDVVRDYRWGRVEETLGEDPYLVGQLGAAYVSGLESAGVIATVKHFAGYAASRGARNRGPVSMGPREFADTVLPPFEMALRQGGARSVMTSYADVDGIPSTANRALLDGILRTEWGFDGTVVADYWAIPFLVSRHRVAADAAEAGALALRAGVDVELPSTTAFSSLARLVREGIVDESDIDRAAVRHLRHKIEAGLLDAASVVPHGAEDVDLDSERNRALSARIAEESIVLLEDDGILPLTLDSRVALIGPAAAEYRSLLGCYAFPNHVLTKYPGHDPGITIQTIEAALHTERGIGELRFVRGCEILDDAEEIATAVRAAGESDVAVVVVGDVAGIFGAGTSGEGCDAPDLRLPGRQHDLVLAVLATGVPTVLVVVSGRPYALGEFGAARAIVQAFFPGADGAGAIAGVLSGRVAPSGRLPVQIPRSPSVTTTYLEPPSGRHDAGATVADPTPLYPFGYGLTRGRIEYESIDAPSDLRTDGAAEIAVTVHNAGSAAVEVVQLYASFPSGAVVRPEAQLVGFARVRIPAGRRRTVRFTLEAARLAVTGIDGRLGVDPGTVVLAAGPSVADRACAIRVRLVGPRHVVLARAGRTAWDVDHGEDEE from the coding sequence ATGACGGTCGAGCTCAACGCCGTCGATCAGGCCCGATGGCGTGATCCGACGCTGAGCGCGCGTGAGCGTGCACAAGCTCTGGTCGACGAGCTGACCCTCGAGGAGAAGGTCGCTCAGCTCGGATCCCTCTGGCCGGCCGGAGGCGCCGATGCCAGCGACCCGCACCTCTCCGATGACTTCGCCGACGGCGTCGTCGTCTCGCTCGCACACGGCCTCGGCCAACTCACCCGCGTCTTCGGCACGGCACCGATCAGCGTGCGCGACGCCGTGGCGAAGCTGCGGGCGCTGCAGCATACGGTGACGGACAGCCAGCGCCTGGGGATCCCCGCGCTCGTGCACGAGGAGTGCCTGACAGGCCTCGCCACCTACGGTGCGACCGCCTTCCCCACACCGCTCGCGTGGGCGGCCACCTTCGACGATGATCTGGTGCGCGAGATGGGGCGTGCCATCGGCACGGACATGCGCGCCATCGGCGTGCATCAGGGGCTGGCTCCGGTGCTCGACGTCGTGCGGGACTACCGATGGGGGCGGGTCGAGGAGACCCTGGGCGAGGATCCGTATCTCGTCGGACAGCTGGGCGCCGCCTACGTCTCGGGGCTCGAGAGTGCCGGGGTCATCGCCACGGTGAAGCACTTCGCCGGCTACGCGGCGTCGCGGGGTGCGCGCAACCGCGGCCCCGTCAGCATGGGGCCGCGCGAGTTCGCCGACACCGTGCTGCCTCCTTTCGAGATGGCGCTGCGACAGGGCGGAGCCCGCAGCGTGATGACCTCGTACGCCGATGTCGACGGCATCCCGAGCACAGCCAACCGGGCGCTGCTCGACGGCATCCTGCGTACCGAGTGGGGATTCGACGGCACGGTGGTGGCCGACTACTGGGCGATCCCGTTCCTCGTCTCCCGGCACCGGGTGGCTGCGGATGCCGCCGAGGCCGGCGCCCTCGCACTGCGCGCCGGTGTCGATGTCGAACTGCCGTCCACGACCGCGTTCTCCTCGCTCGCACGACTGGTCCGCGAAGGGATCGTCGACGAGAGCGATATCGACCGTGCGGCGGTGCGTCACCTGAGGCACAAGATCGAGGCGGGACTGCTCGACGCGGCATCCGTCGTGCCGCACGGCGCGGAAGACGTCGACCTCGACAGCGAGCGCAACCGTGCATTGTCGGCCAGGATCGCCGAGGAGTCGATCGTGCTGCTCGAGGACGACGGCATCCTGCCCCTGACCCTCGATTCGCGGGTGGCGTTGATCGGGCCGGCCGCTGCCGAATATCGGAGTCTGCTCGGATGCTACGCGTTCCCCAACCACGTCCTCACCAAGTACCCGGGCCATGACCCCGGCATCACGATCCAGACGATCGAGGCGGCACTGCACACAGAGCGGGGGATCGGCGAGCTGCGCTTCGTCCGCGGCTGCGAGATCCTCGACGATGCCGAGGAGATCGCCACTGCGGTGAGAGCAGCCGGCGAGAGCGACGTCGCCGTGGTGGTCGTCGGCGATGTGGCGGGGATCTTCGGTGCGGGCACCTCCGGCGAGGGATGCGATGCCCCTGATCTGCGGCTTCCCGGTCGCCAGCACGACCTCGTCCTGGCCGTGCTGGCCACCGGTGTCCCGACGGTGCTGGTCGTGGTCTCCGGGCGTCCGTACGCGCTGGGGGAGTTCGGGGCGGCGCGCGCGATCGTCCAGGCCTTCTTCCCCGGCGCAGACGGCGCCGGCGCCATCGCCGGCGTGCTCTCCGGACGCGTCGCCCCGAGCGGGCGGCTTCCCGTGCAGATTCCGCGGTCGCCCTCGGTGACCACCACGTACCTGGAACCGCCGTCCGGCCGTCATGATGCGGGGGCCACGGTGGCCGATCCGACCCCTCTCTACCCGTTCGGCTACGGCCTGACCAGGGGACGGATCGAGTACGAGTCGATCGACGCGCCGTCCGATCTCCGCACCGACGGCGCCGCCGAGATCGCCGTCACCGTGCACAACGCGGGGTCGGCGGCGGTGGAGGTCGTGCAGCTCTATGCCTCCTTCCCGTCCGGCGCCGTGGTGCGTCCGGAGGCGCAGCTGGTCGGTTTCGCGCGTGTGCGCATCCCCGCGGGGAGGCGAAGGACCGTGCGCTTCACTCTCGAAGCCGCACGTCTGGCCGTGACGGGGATCGACGGCCGGTTGGGCGTCGATCCCGGCACGGTGGTGCTCGCGGCGGGGCCGTCGGTGGCGGATCGCGCCTGTGCGATCCGCGTCCGGCTCGTGGGCCCGCGGCATGTGGTGCTGGCCCGCGCGGGGAGGACCGCGTGGGATGTCGATCACGGAGAGGACGAGGAATGA
- a CDS encoding carbohydrate ABC transporter permease — protein MTHVTQETASMSQAKPEAPARRRGHGGRVGRVRWYVYAFLIVAVLISVFPLYYMFVIASVGASAVTSIPPRLYPGFNFFDIATKVFETVPFLQSLLNSVIVSLAVAVITSLLCALAGFAFAKLQFPGRNTLFLIVLLTMTVPAQLSVIPQYLIISWLDWVDTLQAIILPGLASAFGIFWMRQHLSTTLNDELMAAARIDGANSWQIFWRIGFPVVRPAAFVLGLITFTGVWNDFMWPFIVLKSPELFTVQIALKQLQANRTIDLALTMGGSFMATLPLLIVFFFVGRRMVAGIMDGAFKG, from the coding sequence ATGACTCACGTGACGCAGGAGACGGCCTCGATGTCGCAGGCGAAGCCCGAAGCTCCCGCCCGCCGCCGTGGTCATGGCGGCCGTGTCGGCAGGGTGCGGTGGTACGTCTACGCATTCCTCATCGTCGCCGTGCTGATCAGCGTCTTCCCGCTCTATTACATGTTCGTGATCGCGTCGGTCGGAGCTTCGGCTGTCACGTCGATCCCGCCGCGGTTGTACCCCGGATTCAACTTCTTCGACATCGCGACGAAGGTGTTCGAGACCGTGCCCTTCCTGCAGTCGCTGCTGAACAGTGTGATCGTGTCGCTCGCCGTGGCCGTCATCACCTCGCTGCTGTGCGCGCTCGCCGGATTCGCCTTCGCCAAGCTGCAGTTCCCCGGGCGCAACACGCTGTTCCTCATCGTGCTCCTGACCATGACGGTGCCGGCGCAGCTGAGTGTGATCCCGCAATATCTGATCATCTCGTGGCTCGACTGGGTCGACACGCTCCAGGCGATCATCCTGCCAGGACTGGCGAGCGCCTTCGGGATCTTCTGGATGCGTCAGCATCTGTCGACCACCCTGAACGACGAGCTGATGGCTGCCGCGCGCATCGACGGCGCCAACAGCTGGCAGATCTTCTGGCGCATCGGGTTCCCGGTCGTGCGCCCGGCCGCCTTCGTCCTGGGGCTCATCACCTTCACCGGTGTGTGGAACGACTTCATGTGGCCGTTCATCGTGCTGAAGTCTCCCGAGCTGTTCACGGTGCAGATCGCACTCAAGCAATTGCAGGCGAACCGGACGATCGATCTGGCTCTGACCATGGGCGGCTCGTTCATGGCCACCCTGCCGTTGCTCATCGTCTTCTTCTTCGTCGGCCGCCGCATGGTCGCGGGCATCATGGACGGGGCGTTCAAGGGATGA
- a CDS encoding carbohydrate ABC transporter permease encodes MTATATAIPVQKIRRRDRPPTQKIRQPFAERLAPYLYVAPFFIIFAVFGLFPLLFTFYVALFDWNPIGEQTFVGLANFERLFQDARFWNAFVNTFGIFLISTIPQLLLALGLAHLLNHATLKLANFFRMALLIPYITSVAATALVFAQIFDKNFGLINWILDLVGAPAVNFMSSQVGSWIVISSMVMWRWFGYNTLLYLAGLQALPREMYEAASVDGASGWQQFIHLTIPSLRPIIIFTVIMSTIGGLQIFTEPLLVAPESGLTCGGGRQCQTLALFLYEQGFGQFEFGYGSAIGVALFVIVVVVSLINFYLTTRTRKARA; translated from the coding sequence ATGACCGCGACAGCGACCGCCATCCCCGTTCAGAAGATCCGCCGGCGCGACCGGCCGCCCACCCAGAAGATCAGGCAGCCGTTCGCCGAGCGTCTCGCCCCGTATCTCTACGTCGCCCCGTTCTTCATCATCTTCGCCGTCTTCGGCCTGTTCCCCCTGCTGTTCACCTTCTACGTGGCTCTCTTCGACTGGAATCCGATCGGTGAGCAGACCTTCGTGGGCCTGGCGAACTTCGAGCGGCTCTTCCAGGACGCACGGTTCTGGAACGCCTTCGTCAACACCTTCGGGATCTTCCTGATCTCCACGATCCCGCAGCTGCTGCTGGCCCTGGGCCTGGCCCATCTGCTCAACCACGCGACACTCAAGCTCGCGAACTTCTTCCGGATGGCGTTGCTCATCCCGTACATCACCTCGGTCGCCGCGACCGCGCTCGTGTTCGCCCAGATCTTCGACAAGAACTTCGGGCTCATCAACTGGATCCTGGATCTCGTCGGGGCGCCGGCGGTGAACTTCATGTCGTCGCAGGTGGGCTCGTGGATCGTGATCTCTTCGATGGTCATGTGGCGCTGGTTCGGGTACAACACCCTGCTGTACCTCGCCGGGCTCCAAGCCCTCCCACGCGAGATGTACGAGGCGGCATCCGTCGACGGTGCCTCCGGTTGGCAGCAGTTCATCCACCTGACGATTCCGTCGCTGCGACCGATCATCATCTTCACCGTGATCATGTCGACGATCGGTGGGCTGCAGATCTTCACGGAGCCGCTGCTCGTCGCGCCGGAGTCGGGACTCACCTGCGGCGGCGGTCGCCAATGCCAGACGCTCGCGCTCTTCCTCTACGAACAGGGCTTCGGACAGTTCGAGTTCGGCTACGGCTCGGCGATCGGAGTGGCGCTGTTCGTCATCGTGGTCGTCGTGTCGCTGATCAACTTCTACCTCACCACCCGCACCAGGAAGGCACGCGCATGA
- a CDS encoding ABC transporter substrate-binding protein: MNRRKLALPIAAIGAFALLISGCSSGGSGSESGSGDPNAEFEFWSFTGIGQKDSVDRYLEKNPDAKVKLSEVGSTTETATALTAALAGGRVPDLVMIQNDDLPKFVENAGNFVDLRTLGGDDLGDDYLDWAIGGATAEDGSIIGIPTDVGGLSFAYRADLFEAAGLPTDPAEVAEMWSTWDKFIEMGEKYTAATGEPFVDNVETSVFFSTVNQVSEKYYSSDGELIYDKNPEVEEAFDVAVRTYDAGISASIPAWSSGWAPGKANGAFAVTTAPSWMLSGIKTDAPDTEGLWRIASVPGIGGNWGGSVIAIPARADNPEAAWQYIETMLSPKGQTEHFSTTGTFPAANEALNSEEVRSYTDPFFGDSPIGATMSDSVLEFSSFYNGPDTSAIGAALLNALVDMEAGNVKPADAWQTGLDSAKAAIGG, translated from the coding sequence GTGAACCGTCGCAAATTGGCCCTGCCTATCGCAGCGATCGGCGCTTTCGCGCTGCTGATCTCCGGATGCTCATCCGGCGGATCAGGATCGGAGTCCGGATCCGGTGATCCGAACGCCGAATTCGAGTTCTGGTCTTTCACCGGCATCGGGCAGAAGGACTCCGTCGACCGGTACCTCGAGAAGAACCCCGACGCCAAGGTCAAGCTGAGCGAGGTCGGCAGCACGACCGAGACGGCGACCGCTCTGACCGCGGCCCTCGCCGGCGGCCGCGTCCCTGACCTCGTCATGATCCAGAATGACGACCTTCCGAAGTTCGTCGAGAACGCGGGCAACTTCGTCGATCTGCGCACGCTCGGCGGCGATGACCTCGGCGACGACTACCTCGACTGGGCGATCGGGGGAGCGACGGCCGAGGACGGCTCGATCATCGGGATCCCGACGGACGTCGGCGGTCTGAGCTTCGCATACCGCGCCGATCTGTTCGAGGCGGCCGGTCTCCCCACCGACCCGGCCGAGGTGGCCGAGATGTGGTCGACGTGGGACAAGTTCATCGAGATGGGTGAGAAGTACACGGCAGCGACCGGGGAGCCCTTCGTCGACAACGTCGAGACGAGCGTCTTCTTCTCCACCGTCAACCAGGTGAGCGAGAAGTACTACTCGTCAGACGGTGAGCTGATCTACGACAAGAACCCCGAGGTCGAGGAGGCGTTCGATGTCGCGGTGCGCACCTACGACGCCGGCATCAGCGCCAGCATCCCCGCGTGGTCATCGGGCTGGGCGCCGGGCAAGGCCAACGGCGCATTCGCGGTCACCACGGCTCCCTCGTGGATGCTGTCCGGCATCAAGACGGACGCTCCCGACACCGAGGGCCTGTGGCGCATCGCGTCGGTCCCCGGCATCGGCGGCAACTGGGGTGGCAGCGTCATCGCCATCCCCGCCCGCGCCGACAACCCGGAAGCGGCGTGGCAGTACATCGAGACGATGCTCTCGCCGAAGGGGCAGACCGAGCACTTCTCGACGACCGGAACCTTCCCGGCGGCGAACGAGGCGCTCAACAGCGAAGAGGTGCGCAGCTACACCGACCCCTTCTTCGGCGACTCTCCCATCGGCGCCACCATGAGTGACTCTGTGCTGGAGTTCAGCTCGTTCTACAACGGTCCCGACACCAGCGCGATCGGCGCCGCGTTGCTGAACGCGCTCGTGGACATGGAAGCGGGCAACGTCAAACCGGCTGACGCATGGCAGACCGGGCTGGACAGCGCCAAAGCCGCGATCGGCGGCTGA
- a CDS encoding LacI family DNA-binding transcriptional regulator encodes MGRPTVVDVAQAAGVSRATAARVLAGATNVDPAMTQAVEREAQRLGYETNFAARVLRGGRAGAVGLVIAFEELGSHNGTFFTAVLKGAAKGLAAGEVQPVLLPADQEDLDRIPRFLRSGALDGAIVILQHEITHLVDRLAESPVPIAWVGRPHADIGPDPIVIDSDNYGGGVLAARALVEAGRRSIGIITGPLDLEQARDRTRGWTDELARHGITPGPIVHGDFTLDSGTAAMARLLQRAPDLDGLFASSDLMAAGALRVLQAAGRRVPTDVSVVGFDDILIAGTSDPPLTTVRQPLEEMGRAAADTLLATIRGLPAEKEQLLPTSLISRESL; translated from the coding sequence ATGGGCAGACCCACCGTCGTCGACGTCGCGCAGGCGGCGGGAGTGTCGCGCGCCACCGCCGCCCGCGTGCTGGCCGGCGCGACCAATGTCGACCCGGCGATGACCCAAGCCGTCGAACGAGAGGCTCAGCGCCTCGGCTACGAGACGAACTTCGCGGCCAGGGTGCTGCGTGGTGGCCGTGCCGGTGCCGTCGGGCTCGTGATCGCCTTCGAGGAGCTCGGCAGCCACAACGGAACCTTCTTCACCGCGGTGCTCAAGGGCGCCGCGAAGGGACTCGCCGCGGGAGAGGTGCAGCCCGTGCTGTTGCCCGCCGACCAGGAAGACCTCGATCGCATTCCGCGCTTCCTCCGCTCAGGCGCGCTCGACGGCGCGATCGTCATCTTGCAGCACGAGATCACGCACCTCGTCGATCGGCTGGCCGAGTCCCCCGTGCCGATCGCCTGGGTCGGTCGCCCGCATGCCGATATCGGCCCCGATCCGATCGTGATCGACTCGGACAACTACGGCGGCGGCGTGCTCGCCGCCCGCGCCCTCGTGGAAGCGGGCCGCCGGTCCATCGGCATCATCACCGGACCGCTCGACCTCGAGCAGGCGAGGGACCGCACGCGCGGATGGACCGACGAGCTCGCCCGGCACGGCATCACGCCCGGTCCGATCGTGCACGGGGACTTCACGCTCGACAGCGGCACCGCGGCGATGGCACGGCTGCTGCAGCGCGCCCCCGATCTGGATGGCCTCTTCGCCTCCTCCGACCTCATGGCTGCGGGGGCGCTTCGGGTGCTTCAGGCGGCAGGAAGGCGCGTGCCGACCGATGTCTCCGTCGTCGGGTTCGATGACATCCTCATCGCCGGCACATCCGATCCACCGCTGACGACGGTCCGTCAGCCTCTGGAGGAGATGGGGAGAGCAGCCGCAGATACGCTGCTGGCGACGATTCGCGGTCTCCCCGCCGAGAAGGAGCAGTTGCTGCCGACCTCGTTGATCTCTCGTGAATCGCTCTGA
- a CDS encoding nucleoside hydrolase produces the protein MNRSEPSTTPPRRKALISTDAANEADDQFAVAHALLSPVLEVRGLLPAHFGRNGSRAASRAEVDRLCDLMSVGDSIAIADGADGALPDTQTPRSSAASQLIIDEAHSDERRLCIAVLGPLTDVASALLEDPSLVATDPLVVWVGGPPYEGLAGYSPEFNLVNDVPAAEVVLASGVEVWQIPMPVYTMVGVGHAELRERLSGTSALGDYLVDQLIEFNETVSYGPLDFRSLGDSPAIGALLNPLGARWSLRPPPRFTADAQIDGVLDEHRRIRVCEGVDTRWLIEDMFAKLRAWGDAESSLTLDGSRL, from the coding sequence GTGAATCGCTCTGAGCCCTCGACAACACCTCCCCGCCGCAAGGCGCTGATCAGCACGGATGCGGCGAATGAGGCGGACGATCAGTTCGCCGTCGCTCATGCACTGCTCTCCCCCGTGCTAGAAGTGCGTGGTCTGCTTCCGGCCCACTTCGGCCGGAACGGGAGCAGAGCGGCATCGCGTGCGGAGGTCGATCGGCTCTGCGATCTGATGAGCGTCGGCGACAGCATCGCGATCGCCGATGGTGCCGACGGCGCGCTGCCGGATACGCAGACGCCTCGATCGTCTGCGGCGTCGCAGCTCATCATCGACGAGGCGCACTCCGATGAGCGGCGGCTGTGCATCGCCGTGCTCGGCCCCCTCACCGACGTGGCATCCGCTCTGTTGGAGGATCCGTCGCTCGTCGCGACCGACCCGCTCGTGGTGTGGGTCGGCGGGCCTCCCTATGAAGGGCTGGCGGGATACTCGCCGGAGTTCAACCTCGTGAACGACGTGCCGGCCGCTGAAGTCGTGCTCGCCTCAGGCGTCGAGGTCTGGCAGATCCCGATGCCGGTCTACACGATGGTCGGCGTCGGTCACGCCGAGCTCCGCGAACGCCTCTCCGGCACCAGCGCTCTCGGCGACTACCTGGTGGACCAGCTGATCGAGTTCAACGAGACGGTCAGCTACGGGCCGCTCGACTTCCGCTCTCTCGGCGACAGCCCCGCCATCGGTGCGCTCCTCAATCCGCTCGGCGCGCGCTGGAGTCTGCGTCCGCCGCCACGGTTCACCGCCGATGCGCAGATCGATGGCGTCCTCGATGAGCACCGGCGCATCCGCGTCTGCGAAGGGGTCGATACCCGCTGGCTGATCGAGGACATGTTCGCGAAGCTCCGGGCGTGGGGCGACGCCGAATCGTCGCTCACGCTCGATGGCTCGCGCCTCTGA
- the nrdF gene encoding class 1b ribonucleoside-diphosphate reductase subunit beta encodes MTPHSPIKLVDSVQAINWNRIIDDKDLEVWNRLVNNFWLPEKVPLSNDIQSWNTLTPEEQLLTMRVFTGLTLLDTIQGTVGAVSLIPDAITPHEEAVYTNIAFMESVHAKSYSSIFSTLASTKEIDEAFRWSTENPNLQKKAQIIMDYYQGDDPLKRKVASTLLESFLFYSGFYLPIYWSSKAKLTNTADLIRLIIRDEAVHGYYIGYKFQKGLENETEERRQELKDYTFNLLFELYDNEVQYTQDLYDGVGLTEDVKKFLHYNANKALMNLGYEAMFPSTVTNVNPAILSALSPNADENHDFFSGSGSSYVIGKAEATEDDDWDF; translated from the coding sequence ATGACTCCCCACTCCCCGATCAAGCTGGTCGACAGCGTGCAGGCGATCAACTGGAACCGCATCATCGACGATAAGGACCTCGAGGTCTGGAACCGCCTGGTGAACAACTTCTGGCTGCCCGAGAAGGTGCCGCTGTCGAACGACATCCAGTCGTGGAACACGCTGACGCCCGAAGAGCAGCTGCTCACGATGCGCGTCTTCACCGGTCTGACGCTGCTCGACACGATCCAGGGCACCGTGGGCGCCGTCTCGCTCATCCCCGACGCGATCACCCCGCACGAGGAGGCGGTGTACACCAACATCGCGTTCATGGAGTCGGTGCACGCGAAGAGCTACTCCTCGATCTTCTCGACGCTCGCGTCGACCAAGGAGATCGACGAGGCGTTCCGGTGGTCCACCGAGAACCCGAACCTTCAGAAGAAGGCTCAGATCATCATGGACTACTACCAGGGAGACGACCCGCTCAAGCGCAAGGTCGCCTCGACGCTGCTCGAGTCGTTCCTGTTCTACTCGGGCTTCTACCTGCCGATCTACTGGTCGTCCAAGGCGAAGCTCACGAACACGGCCGACCTCATCCGCCTCATCATCCGCGACGAGGCCGTGCACGGGTACTACATCGGGTACAAGTTCCAGAAGGGTCTCGAGAACGAGACCGAGGAGCGCCGTCAGGAGCTGAAGGACTACACCTTCAACCTGCTGTTCGAGCTCTACGACAACGAGGTGCAGTACACGCAGGACCTCTACGACGGCGTCGGTCTCACTGAAGACGTCAAGAAGTTCCTGCACTACAACGCCAACAAGGCGCTGATGAACCTCGGCTACGAAGCGATGTTCCCCTCGACCGTGACGAACGTGAATCCGGCGATCCTGTCGGCGCTCTCGCCGAACGCCGACGAGAACCACGACTTCTTCTCCGGCTCGGGTTCGTCGTACGTCATCGGCAAGGCCGAGGCCACGGAAGACGACGACTGGGACTTCTGA
- the nrdE gene encoding class 1b ribonucleoside-diphosphate reductase subunit alpha — MTETVAFKANPNYEGLDYHALNAMLNLYDADGKIQFDADKRAAREYFLQHVNQNTVFFHSLKERLDYLVEKEYYEPAVIEQYSMDFIQKLNDLAYGKKFRFETFLGAFKYYTSYTLKTFDGKRYLERFEDRVVMTALGLADGDEKLAVALVEEIISGRFQPATPTFLNAGKAQRGELVSCFLLRIEDNMESIARGINSALQLSKRGGGVALLLSNIREAGAPIKQIENQSSGIIPVMKLLEDSFSYANQLGARQGAGAVYLNAHHPDIMRFLDTKRENADEKIRIKTLSLGVVVPDITFELAKNGEDMYLFSPYDVEKVYGVPFGDISVTEKYREMVDDPRIKKTKINAREFFQTIAEIQFESGYPYIMFEDTVNKANPIKGRINMSNLCSEILQVNTPTTYNDDLSYDQIGKDISCNLGSMNIALSMDADDLGQTVETAIRALTAVSDQSHIRSVRSIEDGNDRSHAIGLGQMNLHGYLAREHVYYGSEEGIDFTNIYFYTVLFHALRASNNLAIERKQAFDGFEDSTYASGEFFDKYIDQAWVPATEKVKELFAGKHIPTQEDWVALKASIQEHGIYNQNLQAVPPTGSISYINNSTSSIHPIASKIEIRKEGKLGRVYYPAAFMTNDNLEYYQDAYEIGYEKVIDTYAAATQHVDQGLSLTLFFKDTATTRDINKAQIYAWRKGIKTIYYIRLRQMALEGTDMTECVSCML; from the coding sequence GTGACCGAGACGGTGGCGTTCAAGGCCAACCCCAACTACGAGGGCCTGGACTACCACGCGCTCAACGCGATGCTCAACCTGTACGACGCCGACGGCAAGATCCAGTTCGACGCCGACAAGCGGGCAGCGCGCGAGTACTTCCTCCAGCACGTCAACCAGAACACCGTGTTCTTCCACTCGCTCAAGGAGCGTCTCGACTACCTGGTCGAGAAGGAGTACTACGAGCCCGCCGTCATCGAGCAGTACTCGATGGACTTCATCCAGAAGCTCAACGACCTCGCCTACGGCAAGAAGTTCCGCTTCGAGACCTTCCTCGGCGCCTTCAAGTACTACACGAGCTACACGCTCAAGACGTTCGACGGCAAGCGCTACCTCGAGCGCTTCGAGGACCGTGTCGTGATGACCGCCCTCGGTCTCGCCGACGGTGACGAGAAGCTCGCGGTCGCCCTGGTCGAGGAGATCATCTCCGGTCGTTTCCAGCCGGCGACGCCGACCTTCCTCAACGCGGGCAAGGCGCAGCGCGGCGAACTCGTCAGCTGCTTCCTCCTGCGCATCGAAGACAACATGGAGTCGATCGCCCGCGGAATCAACTCCGCGCTCCAGCTCTCCAAGCGCGGTGGCGGCGTGGCGCTCCTGCTCTCGAACATCCGCGAGGCCGGTGCGCCGATCAAGCAGATCGAGAACCAGTCCTCCGGCATCATCCCCGTCATGAAGCTGCTCGAAGACAGCTTCAGCTACGCCAACCAGCTGGGTGCACGTCAGGGGGCGGGTGCGGTGTACCTCAACGCGCATCACCCCGACATCATGCGCTTCCTCGACACCAAGCGTGAGAACGCCGACGAGAAGATCCGCATCAAGACGCTCTCGCTCGGCGTCGTCGTGCCCGACATCACGTTCGAGCTCGCCAAGAACGGCGAGGACATGTATCTCTTCTCGCCGTACGACGTCGAGAAGGTCTACGGGGTGCCCTTCGGCGACATCTCCGTCACCGAGAAGTACCGCGAGATGGTCGACGACCCTCGCATCAAGAAGACGAAGATCAACGCGCGCGAGTTCTTCCAGACGATCGCCGAGATCCAGTTCGAGTCGGGCTACCCGTACATCATGTTCGAGGACACGGTGAACAAGGCCAACCCGATCAAGGGCCGCATCAACATGTCGAACCTCTGCAGCGAGATCCTGCAGGTGAACACGCCGACCACATACAACGACGACCTGTCGTACGACCAGATCGGCAAGGACATCTCGTGCAACCTCGGATCGATGAACATCGCGCTGTCGATGGATGCCGATGACCTCGGCCAGACGGTCGAGACCGCGATCCGCGCGCTGACCGCGGTCAGCGACCAGAGCCACATCCGCTCCGTGCGCTCGATCGAGGACGGCAACGACCGCTCCCACGCGATCGGCCTCGGGCAGATGAACCTGCACGGGTACCTGGCTCGTGAGCACGTCTACTACGGCTCCGAAGAGGGCATCGATTTCACGAACATCTACTTCTACACGGTGCTGTTCCACGCGCTGCGTGCGTCGAACAACCTCGCGATCGAGCGCAAGCAGGCGTTCGACGGCTTCGAGGACTCGACCTATGCGTCGGGGGAGTTCTTCGACAAGTACATCGACCAGGCGTGGGTGCCGGCGACCGAGAAGGTCAAGGAGCTCTTCGCCGGAAAGCACATCCCGACGCAGGAGGACTGGGTCGCGCTCAAGGCATCGATCCAGGAGCACGGCATCTACAACCAGAACCTGCAGGCGGTGCCGCCGACCGGCTCGATCTCGTACATCAACAACTCCACGTCGTCGATCCACCCGATCGCGTCGAAGATCGAGATCCGCAAGGAAGGCAAGCTCGGCCGCGTCTACTACCCGGCCGCGTTCATGACGAACGACAACCTGGAGTACTACCAGGACGCGTACGAGATCGGCTACGAGAAGGTCATCGACACGTACGCCGCGGCCACGCAGCACGTGGATCAGGGCCTCTCGCTGACGCTGTTCTTCAAGGACACCGCCACCACGCGTGACATCAACAAGGCGCAGATCTACGCATGGCGCAAGGGCATCAAGACGATCTACTACATCCGTCTGCGTCAGATGGCGCTGGAGGGCACCGACATGACCGAGTGCGTCTCCTGCATGCTCTGA